The Vibrio sp. 10N DNA window ATCTCAAAGGGTTGGCGCGAAACCTAGAAAAGGGCATGGCATGTTCTAATGGAACAAGTACTGTTGAGGCACTGTTTGGTACCATTGATCTCTCCGAGGGTTCCGTGTCTATTTTGCCGGCTGGACTCGATTGTCGCTGGGATAATGGCCAGGCGCATTTTAATATCGCTGGAGGCAAGCGACTGGGAGATAACTGCTTGAGTAACTTTATGACTAAAGATCTAGCGCTACATGAGGCGGGCAAACTGACCCTGAATCGTATTGGTTCTAGCAGTTTCAGTTGGGACATCAGCTTGATGGTTTGAATGCCACGACACGAGGGATAATACCCCCACAATTAATCGGTTTTTGATGGAATGTAATTGAGTTATAGTGAAAATGTTAACGCTTTGGGAGGCAATTGCCTCCCTTTTTAGTACACTTTTTCAGCCCAACCCAAGAGTTAAAGTCATGTCCGATCAAGAATTCAAAGAACCTTACAACATTTTTTACTTTTTAGGCTTTATTGCTGCATTGCTAATCCCAACGCTTCCCGCTACTCTGACATGGATTAGAGTAATGAACGGGTACGCAGGTTTTTGACCAGAACGAATTTAACCACTGTAAAGCGTCTAATGTGGAATACAGTGGGTGGTATTTCTGTTGTTTTAGGTGTGGTTGGCATCGCTCTTCCTCTGTTACCAACGACACCTTTTCTCCTACTGGCTAGTGCGTGTTTTTTTCGTGGTAGTCCCGCCTTTCATCAATGGCTACAGTCGCACCCCAAACTTGGGCCAGTGATTACCGACTGGGAGCAAGACCGCTGCGTGACCAAAACGGTTAAGCGCCGAGGTGCATTGCTTATTATCGCCAGTTTTTCCCTGTCCATTTTTGTCGTTGAACCGCTTTGGTTAAAACTTATGCTGTTAACGCTGTTTGTTGTTACTTTTACCTTCTTTTTGCGGATTCCTGTGAAACCGCCCGTTGCTGAATAGCGCGAAAATCACTAACATTAGAAGGTTGTCTGCCCACCTTAGATGTGGGCGTTTTACTTAATACCTACAGAATGAACGTATCTAGCTAGTTGCCGTTGATTTGACACGCGACAAGCTTAGACCCGTACTCTGCACGACAGGCACCCAAAGACCTTTCCAGAGATCAATACTATGACTATCGATAAAATTTCCCTTATCAAAGCAAGCATCAAAAGCATTCCAGATTACCCAAAACCGGGGATCTTGTTCCGTGACGTGACCAGTCTGATGGAAGATGCGGCGGCGTATAAAGCGACAATTGAGCTAATGGTAGAGAAATACAAAGACCAAGGCTTTACTAAAATTGTTGGTACAGAAGCGCGTGGCTTCCTGTTTGGTGCACCGTTAGCGCTTGAGCTAGGTTTGGGTTTTGTTCCGGTTCGTAAGCCAGGTAAATTGCCGCGCGAAACGGTAGGACAGTCTTATGAACTAGAGTATGGCATGGACACCCTGGAAATTCACACAGACGCTATTGTTGAAGGCGATAAAGTGCTGATGGTGGACGACCTACTGGCGACTGGCGGCACGATTGAAGCAACAACTAAGCTGATTCGTCAGCTAGGTGGTGAAGTCGCACACGCTGCATTTGTTATTAACCTGCCAGAGATTGGTGGTGATAAGCGACTTGAAGCGCTAGGTATCGATGTATACAGCCTGTGTGAATTTGAAGGTCACTAATTAGGACGCCTCATGAGTTATCTCGCGTTAGCCAGAAAATGGCGACCAAAGAAATTTTCTGAAGTAGTAGGGCAAGCGCATGTGCTTACTGCTCTTGAGAATGCCTTAGACCAAAATCGACTTCATCACGCTTATCTGTTCAGTGGTACGCGTGGTGTGGGTAAAACTACGATAGGCCGATTGTTTGCTAAAGGCTTGAATTGCGAAACCGGTATCACTGCGACGCCGTGTGGCGAATGTTCGAGTTGTAAGGAAATCGATGAAGGGCGCAGCGTTGATCTGTTAGAGATTGATGCCGCTTCTCGCACTAAGGTAGAGGATACTCGTGAGCTCCTGGACAATGTTCAGTACAAGCCTGCGCGTTCGCGCTTTAAGGTTTACCTGATCGACGAAGTGCACATGCTCTCTCGTCATAGCTTTAACGCACTGCTGAAAACGCTAGAAGAGCCGCCAGAGTATGTGAAGTTCTTGTTGGCGACGACCGATCCTCAGAAACTGCCGATGACCATTTTATCGCGTTGTCTGCAGTTTCATCTCAAGCCGATTACGGTTGATAACATTCATCAGCAGCTCGAGCATGTGTTGAGCCATGAAAACGTCGCGCAGGAACACAGAGCCTTGTCGCTACTGGCTCATGCCGCTGACGGCAGTATGCGTGATGCATTAAGTTTGACCGACCAAGCTATTGCACTGGGTAACGGGCATGTGAACACCGAGGTTGTGAGCCAAATGCTAGGCACCCTCGATACTGCTCAAGCATTGCAATTACTTGATGCCATCGTAACGGGCGATGCTCAGCAAGTGATGACGACGTTATCGGCATTAGCGGATAACGGCGTTGATTGGGATGTTTTGCTGTCCGAGTTAGCGACGCAGTTACATCGTATCGCTATGGCTCAAGCGCTTCCAACCAGTATTGACGGAGACGTCGCAGATGGTGACAAAGTGCGCCATCTTGCCAGTGTATTGCCTGCGACAGATGTACAGCTCTACTACCAGATTACGTTGAAAGGTCGCCAAGATTTGCCATTTTCACCGTCGCAACGAGTTGCGGTGGAAATGACGTTGCTCAGAATGTTGGCCTTTAGACCTGTCGCCCAACTTCAAGCGAGCGAAATTACAGCTGCGCCTTCACAAGCGGTGTCAGTAGCGGCAACGAATCACGTACCGCCGCAGCCTGCACCGGTTGAAACTATGTCGACTCCACCAATGTCACATACGCAAAGTGCGCCGCAGTACGCTGGTTCAATTCCTCAGTACGAGGAGAGTCCTGAACCGTACATTGATACTTCGCAAATGAGTGCGCCGCCAAGTGCATCTGGTCACGCACCGTTAAGAGCATCGCAAGGGGCACCTCAGCGCTCAGCACCAGCCGCTCACCCGCCGCAGAACCAAGCGCCGCAGCACCAAGTTGAACCCACTCAGACTTCGTCTACGGGTCAGCCGCAAAGCGCACCAACGCGCCCTGCAGGTGGTTTGCGTCATCAACTTCGTTCTCGCAGGCAGTCGACAGGGCAAAATACGTCAAGCTCTGGAGCGACCCCTGGAAAAAAGCCTAAAGCGTCATCTGAACCAAGCTCTGTATTAGAGCGAGTTGCTATGCGCACTCAGGGGCGAGCACCAAGCTCGGCTCAGGTGTCAGATGTCGCGGCGCAACAAGCGCAACAACCGACCTCGAATGAGCCATATCAATGGCGCCCTTCGAACAATGCAGCTTTGCAGCAGAGCGAACCGACGATTAAACCGTCGACGCTAAAAAAAGCGTTAGAGCATGAGAAAACGCCAGAGATGGCGAAACGCTTGACCGCTGAGGCCGCCGCACAAGATATGTGGGCGGAAATGATTGAGAAACTTGAAGTGGGTAAGCTGGTTCAGCAGCTTGCGCTTAACTCGATTTACAATATAGATGGCACTTCAATTCAACTTGGATTAAGACCGACCCACGCGCATTTAAACTCGGATAAAAACCAATCCGAACTACTCGCAGGGTTAAATGTCTTATTACAACAAGAGTGTCATTTGTCGATTGAGATCTCTGAGCAAGGCACAACGCCACTGGAGCTACGTGAGCATTTGTATCAGCAAAAGCTTACCGATGCGGCGCAAAGCTTGCACACCGATCCCAACGTGCAGTTCATGTTGACGCGCTTTGCAGCGCAACTGGACGAAGAGAGTATTAGACCGCTATAAGCCGCTCGCGGACAGAGCCAATGCCCTTGTGGCTAGCGGCTTTGTCGGTGGGTAGGGGTTGCATTTGATGAATGAGACCCCATGTTATTAATTGAACTATGAATAAACCGAGAGAAACCTATGTTTGGTAAAGGTGGTATGGGCAACCTGATGAAGCAAGCCCAGCAAATGCAAGACCGCATGCAAAAGCTTCAAGAAGAAATCGCGAACATGGAAGTAACTGGCGAGTCTGGTGCTGGCCTTGTTAAGGTGACTATCACTGGTAGCCACAGCACGCGTCGTGTCGAAATTGACGAGAGTCTAATGGAAGACGACAAAGAGATGCTAGAAGACTTGATTGCAGCAGCATTCAACGACGCAGCTCGTCGTGTTGAGGAAACTCAAAAGGAAAAAATGGCGTCAGTAACTGGTGGTATGCAACTTCCACCAGGCATGAAAATGCCTTTCTAATTGGAAGATTAGAGACATAATTAATGCGAACTAGCCATATGCTGGAGCATTTGATGGAGGCCTTGCGATGCTTACCTGGGGTGGGTCCCAAATCAGCACAACGCATGGCCTTTCATTTGTTACAGCGTGACCGAAAAGGTGGCCTACAGCTGGCCGACGCACTCTCTAGTGCCATGACCGAGATAGGTCATTGTCAGCAGTGCCGAACCTTTACGGAAGAAGAAATTTGTCACATCTGCAACAACCCAAAACGCAAAGAGAACGGTCAATTGTGTGTGGTGGAAAGCCCTGCGGATATTGCAGCGGTTGAAGCAACAGGTCAGTTTTCTGGTCGTTACTTTGTTTTAATGGGGCATTTGTCACCGCTCGATGGTATCGGTCCTAGTGATATCGGCTTAGATGTTTTGGATTACCGTTTGAGACAAGGTGACATCGGAGAAGTGATTCTCGCCACCAATCCAACGGTAGAAGGCGAGGCGACGGCACACTATATTGCTGAGCTTTGTCATGAACACCAAGTGTCGGCCAGTCGAATTGCTCACGGTGTGCCTGTTGGCGGTGAGCTTGAATTAGTCGATGGCACAACATTGTCACACTCTTTGATGGGGCGACAAAAGATCTAAGCTCTTGTGCAGACGAACAGCAATGTCAAAGGCGCGATTTATCGCGCCTTTATTGTTTCTGGCTGCGCAGAAGTGGGCTTAGTCACTGTTATTGCTGATTAGAGAGCGATACACCCAAGCACCAATGATGGCACCAATAATTGGAGCTACCCAAAATAGCCACAATTGAGCGATGGCCCAATCGCCTACGTAGAGAGCAACGCCGGTACTTCTTGCTGGGTTTACTGAAGTGTTAGTCACTGGAATGCTGATAAGGTGAATAAGCGTTAAGCAAAGACCAATGGCAATAGGGGCGAAGCCTTGCGGTGCCCTGCTGTCGGTGGCCCCCATGATGACCAGCAGAAACATAGCAGTCATGACAACTTCTGTAACCAAGGCTGAGTTTAAAGAATATTGTCCAGGGGAGTGTTCACCGTAGCCATTGGATGCAAACCCTGAGCTGACGGCATCAAAGCCAGCTTGGCCTGATGCTATTACATAAAGCACGCCACCGGCTAAGACACCCCCTATCACTTGCGCGATGATATATGGCAACAACTCTTTGGCATCAAAGCGACCACCCGCCCACAAACCGATACTCACAGCTGGGTTGAGGTGACAGCCTGAAATGTGGCCTACGGCAAATGCCATCGTTAATACGGTGAGGCCAAACGCAAGCGAGACGCCAAGTAAGCCAATGCCGACGTCAGGGAAGGCTGCTGCTAATACAGCACTGCCGCAGCCGCCAAGTACTAACCAAAATGTGCCAAACAGCTCTGCCAAATATTTGTTCATCTCAGATACCCTATGCTTAGGAGGTTTATCTGACCATAGTCTATTTGGCGAAAATCGCGAATCGGATAGAGGGGGAAGTCCCTAGGAAATGAAGCGAAAGCGAGGCTGCGCTAAGTCAAACGCTCTAACTCTAGAATGTTTTCTAACGCTTTACGATCATTGTCTCCGCAGACGTCAGGGCAGGCTTTGAAGCGCAAGCAAACGTCGGGACGTTCAGGCTTACCAAACAATTTACAAAGGTTGTTTTCATCAAGTTGAACGCAGCGTACGCCACTCGGTTTGCCATTTGGCATACCAGGAATAGCAGAAGAAATACTTGGGGCGATACAACACGCACCGCAGCCTAATCGACAATCCATCTTAACACCCTCGATAATGAAGGCGGCGAGTTTACCAGATGCGCTAGAATTGTACATATGTGAATCATGCATCAATGCTTGCAGTTTTTAGCCTCTAGAGGTATAAAACGCGTCCAATGATGAAAAGGGTAACACGAATGAGCAATGCGTTTTGGGAAACCACGCCACTTGAAGAAATGAGCGAATCACAATGGGAATCTCTATGTGACGGTTGCGGTAAATGTTGCCTGCATAAACTCATGGATGAAGATAGCGATGAAGTTTACTACACCAATGTTGCTTGTAGCTGGCTTAACAGCAAAACGTGCTCGTGCAAAGACTACCCGAATCGTTTTGAATCAGGCGAAGAGTGCTTGAAGCTCACTCGCGACAAAATCAGTGAGTTCAACTGGCTACCAGAGACCTGCTCTTACCGTTTGCTTTCAGAAGGTAAGTCGATCCCTGAGTGGCACCCTCTGATCACCGGTTCTAAGTCAGCGATGCACGCGGCAGGCGAAAGTGTTCGCAACAAAGTCGTGTATGAAATTGATGTTGTTGACTGGGAAGACCACATTATCAATCACCCTTCACGCTAGTTGTCGATGGTGAGGTTTCATCCAATAAAAAAGCAGGCTAGACAGCCTGCTTTTTTGATTTTTAGTCATCGATAATTTAAGCACCAGCACACACTTCAGTAAAGCGTGAGCGAGCATCTTGCGCCGCTAGCGATGATTGCTCTTTGTGGTCTTGTGCTTCAGTGAGTGCACATAGCGCTTCTTCGAGCTGTTGTTGGAGTTCTTCAGGGATCGCTTTGTTTTCGTCTGAAGAATGCTCAAGTGCGTAGGCGCGGATGCGTTTTTTCACTTTAAACAGTGTTTGCATTGCCGCGCGCTCTTCGTCGGCGGCGACTTGTGCAACGTCGCGGCATTTCTCAAAATGTGCCAACGCAACACCTTCATGAGACCAAGGATCAAACTCAGGCAGATCTTCAATATTGATGGTTGGCTCGACGTAATCTTCTTGGTGACGAATGTCCAGCGTCGTGGCTTTCACGGCAGAAATCATCAGCATCACAGCGATACCAAGTAGCGGCAGACCGCCAACAATGGCAGCGGTTTGCAGTGTACTTAATCCACCTAAGAACATCAGTACCGCAGGCATAAAGCTTAGCGTGAATGCCCAGAATAGACGGTTCCAACGCATCGGCTCTTGGGTCACATCTTTTTGCACCACAGACGCCAGAATATAAGAGATAGAGTCGAACGTGGTTGCGGTAAAAATTATACACAGCAGCGTGAATAGTAGAATGATGAACCAAGAGAATGGCAGCTCCGAAAGCATCGAGAAGATCGCTTTAGTTGCGCCGTGTTCATTCAAAATACTGACAATGTCGAGTTGTCCAGAAAGCTGCAGCGACAAGCCATAGTTGCCTAGGATAATAAAGAACAAGAAGCAGCCGCATGAACCAAAGAATAGCGAGCCTGCGACCATTTGCTTGATGGTGCGTCCTCGTGAAATTCTGGCCACAAACAGCCCCATACTTGGTGCAAATACTAACCACCAAGCCCAATAGAAAATAGTCCAGTCTTGTGGAAAATGGGTATCATCAAAGCTGCCGTAGCCACCGAAAGGCTCCGCCCATGTTGCCATCACAAAGAAGTTCGACATCATGCGGCCGATTGAGTCTAGGCCAGTCTCCAGGATGAAAATGGTTGGACCCAGCAGCAAAACGACAGCGAGCAATAGCATCGCCCCCCAGAAGTTGATGTTGCTGAGGATCTTGATGCCTTTTTCCATACCCGCGAACGAAGAGTAAGCAAAAATTGCAGTACAGATAGCTAACACACCAATTTGGGTATAAGTCGTTTGTGGCAAGCCAAACAGAACACTCAGACCTTCACTGATAAGCGGTGCCGCCAGACCCAAAGTCGTTGCTGCGCCGCCAAGAAGACCGAAAATGAACAACACATCAATCAATTTACCCAGCGCGCCATTGGTATGTTTCTCGCCAATGACGGGAATAAGTGCGCTCGATACCTTAAGTGCAGGCTGCTTACGAACATAGAAGAAGTAAGCGATAGGCAGTGCAGGGATCAGGTAGATTGCCCAAGCGATAGGCCCCCAGTGGAAGATGCCGTAGGTTGCAGCCCAGCGGATCGCTTCTTCACTGCCTGGCTCTAGTTGAAAGGGTGGGGACTGATAGTAGTATGCCCATTCAATGCAGCCCCAGTACAGGATACTGGCACCGATACCGCCACAAAACAGCATGGCAGCCCAAGATGAGGTCTTAAACTCCGGAGCTTCGTCAGGATCACCGAGTTTGATTTGGCCAATATCGCTGAAAATGATGAATATCATGAAAAAGAGGGCAGCGAGACCAAGTGCTAGATATAGGAAACCGAACTTGTCGGTCATAATCAGTTTTGCTTGTGCAATGATGTCAGCGCCTTGCTCTGGGAAGAGGATCAGCGGAATGATGACTGCGAGTAAAAGAGCGATAGCCCCAAAAAAGGTCGGCTTATCAATGAGTTTAAAGTAACGTTCCATTCGATGTTTTCTAAGTCAAATAACATCATTATCATTTGACTAACATCGAACGCTCAAATCGACTTCTCTATCGTGACCACAAACGTCGGTTATACCAATGCAAGTATCAACGCACCTATGGTAACGGCTGCCGAGGCATACTGACCTGCAGAATAGGATGTGTCTTTTTGTTCTTCCAGATCATCAGGGTGATCCATACCCAACGCACCGTGAGCAAAAGAGGTGACAGATTTGCTCATCCCTTCGTCTTGGTCTTCCTTAACTGGTTTGTCGCCCGCCACTGGTTTTTCTGGCGCTGACTTTTCTTGTGCAAACAGTGCCTTGGCTTGAGGTGAGATAGATACACTGTCGCTGCCGCGCTCACCCTGCGGTGTCGGCAAAGCATTGCCATCTGAGTCTGCTGGTTTGATGGTGTTTGCTGCGGCATTGCCAAGCTGGCTGGTTGGCGCAGACATGCCGGAATTGACGCTCTGCATAGCTATCTCCATTAGTGCTATCAATTACTATGTCGTCATTCATGGCAAAATCTTTATAAAAATTTCTCTGGTTGAGACATAGAACCTGTTTATCATTGATAGCCAAGCAATAAGCACGCCAAAAAGCGTGCCTATTGAGTCATATGAGCTAGTCGCAAGTCAGTGTGTCGCTGCGTTTATATAGGTGCTTGTAGGCTTGCATTTGATTCTCTTTTTGGACGTAACGTACAGGTGGAGCAAGAACCGCTAGCTGAAAGTCTTTTGATTCACCGTTTATATCGGCGACCGGGGTTATTACAGCGACGCTAAGATTTGGCGCTAGCGCTTGTATTTGCGCTGCCGTACCGAGTCCCTGCTCAGTGTGAAATTTACCAGCAATGTGCATGACTTGCGTGCCAGGGTGCTGGCTGATGTAGTTGACGATGCTCTCAGCCATCGTCGCGTCCCATGTCAATTGAGCGGCATATTGGCGCTCGGTTTGCTCGCTATCGCCATGGTGCATCGAGGCCATGAACTTGTCTTTGTATGCTGAAGAAGAGGTATCAATGCGTTTTGCAACAAACGCTCGCTCGTCAGCGTCTAACTTTTCCAAGTAGTTAAGACCTTCACGCCCAATACAACGGACAAAGTTTTTGGGGGCATTACTGGCAATAATGTCGAGTTGGTTGTTTTTGGCAAATTCCACAAGCGGGCGATAATCGCTTTCGTAGTTTGGCCAAGCCTTTCCTTCGCGGATCAGCATCTGTTCGCCAATTTCCGATTTCAAATATTGATCCACGATAGGCTGCTTATCGCGCGTGAACTGCTCCATCGAAAGCGCAAGCTTTTCGTTATTATTTACAAGCTGCTTTAGAAGATCGGTCTGAAAGCGGTGCACGCCACTGTGGGTGTGCCACTCGCCAACGAGGATAACATCGGCGTTTGTTAGTTGGTCCGGCAATGATGAAAGCGACACAGCTAAACCTTGTGGAGAATACAGTTGATAATCGTAGAAGGAATCAAC harbors:
- a CDS encoding YbaN family protein, which gives rise to MWNTVGGISVVLGVVGIALPLLPTTPFLLLASACFFRGSPAFHQWLQSHPKLGPVITDWEQDRCVTKTVKRRGALLIIASFSLSIFVVEPLWLKLMLLTLFVVTFTFFLRIPVKPPVAE
- the apt gene encoding adenine phosphoribosyltransferase; translated protein: MTIDKISLIKASIKSIPDYPKPGILFRDVTSLMEDAAAYKATIELMVEKYKDQGFTKIVGTEARGFLFGAPLALELGLGFVPVRKPGKLPRETVGQSYELEYGMDTLEIHTDAIVEGDKVLMVDDLLATGGTIEATTKLIRQLGGEVAHAAFVINLPEIGGDKRLEALGIDVYSLCEFEGH
- the dnaX gene encoding DNA polymerase III subunit gamma/tau, which encodes MSYLALARKWRPKKFSEVVGQAHVLTALENALDQNRLHHAYLFSGTRGVGKTTIGRLFAKGLNCETGITATPCGECSSCKEIDEGRSVDLLEIDAASRTKVEDTRELLDNVQYKPARSRFKVYLIDEVHMLSRHSFNALLKTLEEPPEYVKFLLATTDPQKLPMTILSRCLQFHLKPITVDNIHQQLEHVLSHENVAQEHRALSLLAHAADGSMRDALSLTDQAIALGNGHVNTEVVSQMLGTLDTAQALQLLDAIVTGDAQQVMTTLSALADNGVDWDVLLSELATQLHRIAMAQALPTSIDGDVADGDKVRHLASVLPATDVQLYYQITLKGRQDLPFSPSQRVAVEMTLLRMLAFRPVAQLQASEITAAPSQAVSVAATNHVPPQPAPVETMSTPPMSHTQSAPQYAGSIPQYEESPEPYIDTSQMSAPPSASGHAPLRASQGAPQRSAPAAHPPQNQAPQHQVEPTQTSSTGQPQSAPTRPAGGLRHQLRSRRQSTGQNTSSSGATPGKKPKASSEPSSVLERVAMRTQGRAPSSAQVSDVAAQQAQQPTSNEPYQWRPSNNAALQQSEPTIKPSTLKKALEHEKTPEMAKRLTAEAAAQDMWAEMIEKLEVGKLVQQLALNSIYNIDGTSIQLGLRPTHAHLNSDKNQSELLAGLNVLLQQECHLSIEISEQGTTPLELREHLYQQKLTDAAQSLHTDPNVQFMLTRFAAQLDEESIRPL
- a CDS encoding YbaB/EbfC family nucleoid-associated protein, with the translated sequence MFGKGGMGNLMKQAQQMQDRMQKLQEEIANMEVTGESGAGLVKVTITGSHSTRRVEIDESLMEDDKEMLEDLIAAAFNDAARRVEETQKEKMASVTGGMQLPPGMKMPF
- the recR gene encoding recombination mediator RecR — protein: MRTSHMLEHLMEALRCLPGVGPKSAQRMAFHLLQRDRKGGLQLADALSSAMTEIGHCQQCRTFTEEEICHICNNPKRKENGQLCVVESPADIAAVEATGQFSGRYFVLMGHLSPLDGIGPSDIGLDVLDYRLRQGDIGEVILATNPTVEGEATAHYIAELCHEHQVSASRIAHGVPVGGELELVDGTTLSHSLMGRQKI
- the aqpZ gene encoding aquaporin Z — protein: MNKYLAELFGTFWLVLGGCGSAVLAAAFPDVGIGLLGVSLAFGLTVLTMAFAVGHISGCHLNPAVSIGLWAGGRFDAKELLPYIIAQVIGGVLAGGVLYVIASGQAGFDAVSSGFASNGYGEHSPGQYSLNSALVTEVVMTAMFLLVIMGATDSRAPQGFAPIAIGLCLTLIHLISIPVTNTSVNPARSTGVALYVGDWAIAQLWLFWVAPIIGAIIGAWVYRSLISNNSD
- a CDS encoding YkgJ family cysteine cluster protein; this translates as MDCRLGCGACCIAPSISSAIPGMPNGKPSGVRCVQLDENNLCKLFGKPERPDVCLRFKACPDVCGDNDRKALENILELERLT
- a CDS encoding YcgN family cysteine cluster protein; the protein is MSNAFWETTPLEEMSESQWESLCDGCGKCCLHKLMDEDSDEVYYTNVACSWLNSKTCSCKDYPNRFESGEECLKLTRDKISEFNWLPETCSYRLLSEGKSIPEWHPLITGSKSAMHAAGESVRNKVVYEIDVVDWEDHIINHPSR
- a CDS encoding BCCT family transporter is translated as MERYFKLIDKPTFFGAIALLLAVIIPLILFPEQGADIIAQAKLIMTDKFGFLYLALGLAALFFMIFIIFSDIGQIKLGDPDEAPEFKTSSWAAMLFCGGIGASILYWGCIEWAYYYQSPPFQLEPGSEEAIRWAATYGIFHWGPIAWAIYLIPALPIAYFFYVRKQPALKVSSALIPVIGEKHTNGALGKLIDVLFIFGLLGGAATTLGLAAPLISEGLSVLFGLPQTTYTQIGVLAICTAIFAYSSFAGMEKGIKILSNINFWGAMLLLAVVLLLGPTIFILETGLDSIGRMMSNFFVMATWAEPFGGYGSFDDTHFPQDWTIFYWAWWLVFAPSMGLFVARISRGRTIKQMVAGSLFFGSCGCFLFFIILGNYGLSLQLSGQLDIVSILNEHGATKAIFSMLSELPFSWFIILLFTLLCIIFTATTFDSISYILASVVQKDVTQEPMRWNRLFWAFTLSFMPAVLMFLGGLSTLQTAAIVGGLPLLGIAVMLMISAVKATTLDIRHQEDYVEPTINIEDLPEFDPWSHEGVALAHFEKCRDVAQVAADEERAAMQTLFKVKKRIRAYALEHSSDENKAIPEELQQQLEEALCALTEAQDHKEQSSLAAQDARSRFTEVCAGA
- a CDS encoding ChaN family lipoprotein — protein: MKAYPIALSLALLAGCSSAPSNDLSKPAQTVDSFYDYQLYSPQGLAVSLSSLPDQLTNADVILVGEWHTHSGVHRFQTDLLKQLVNNNEKLALSMEQFTRDKQPIVDQYLKSEIGEQMLIREGKAWPNYESDYRPLVEFAKNNQLDIIASNAPKNFVRCIGREGLNYLEKLDADERAFVAKRIDTSSSAYKDKFMASMHHGDSEQTERQYAAQLTWDATMAESIVNYISQHPGTQVMHIAGKFHTEQGLGTAAQIQALAPNLSVAVITPVADINGESKDFQLAVLAPPVRYVQKENQMQAYKHLYKRSDTLTCD